In Camelina sativa cultivar DH55 chromosome 16, Cs, whole genome shotgun sequence, a single window of DNA contains:
- the LOC104749414 gene encoding solute carrier family 35 member F1-like isoform X3, with amino-acid sequence MGYLSLAIVYGGIMLYRRPGIKVKWYHCLLLAFVDVEGNFLVVKAYQYTSLTSVMLLDCWAIPCVMVLTWVFLKTKYRMMKISGVVICFLGVVMVVFSDVHAGDRAGGSNPVKGDLLVLAGTTLSAACDVGEEFFVKNGDMIELLAFLGTFGTIVAAVQISILERGVLKEIHWSTETILLYLGVALALFLLYSLVAVLIQTNGATMFNLSYLTSDMWAVLIRTFGYHEKVDWLYFLAFATTAIGLIIYSMKEKDEEEQRMFLDEEDGESLRTRLIVAST; translated from the exons ATGGGTTATCTTTCACTTGCAATCGTCTATGGAGGTATCATGCTGTATCGAAGACCCGGAATTAAA GTGAAGTGGTATCACTGTTTACTCCTTGCTTTTGTTGATGTGGAGGGAAACTTTCTcg TGGTGAAGGCTTATCAGTACACATCACTGACAAGTGTCATGCTACTGGACTGCTGGGCGATCCCTTGCGTTATGGTCTTGACTTGGGTtttcttgaaaacaaaatacagaaTGATGAAGATCAGTGGCGTTGTCATCTGTTTTCTTGGTGTTGTCATGGTAGTCTTCTCAGACGTCCATGCAGGGGATCGAGCTG GTGGAAGTAATCCTGTTAAAGGAGATCTTCTTGTTTTAGCTGGAACAACCTTGTCTGCTGCCTGTGATGTCGGTGAG gAGTTCTTTGTGAAGAATGGAGACATGATTGAACTATTAGCCTTTTTGGGAACTTTTGGCACAATTGTTGCTGCGGTACAGAT AAGCATATTGGAACGTGGTGTGCTCAAAGAGATTCACTGGTCAACTGAGACG ATTTTACTTTACCTTGGAGTCGCTCTTGCGTTATTTCTCCTTTATTCATTAGTCGCAGTCTTAATTCAG ACCAATGGAGCAACAATGTTCAACCTCTCGTATCTCACATCAGACATGTGGGCTGTTTTGATCCGCACTTTTGGTTACCACGAGAAG GTTGATTGGCTCTATTTCTTGGCATTTGCTACTACAGCTATTGGACTGATCATATACTCAAT gaaagagaaagatgaagaggaacAAAGAATGTTTCTCGATGAGGAGGATGGTGAGTCACTTCGCACCAGACTTATAGTTGCTTCCACCTGA
- the LOC104749414 gene encoding solute carrier family 35 member F1-like isoform X4, which produces MVMGPYFMEIRTKKTLIGLGLGQLRSLLSTSNGFTSSELARKGINAPTTQSFMGYLSLAIVYGGIMLYRRPGIKVKWYHCLLLAFVDVEGNFLVVKAYQYTSLTSVMLLDCWAIPCVMVLTWVFLKTKYRMMKISGVVICFLGVVMVVFSDVHAGDRAGGSNPVKGDLLVLAGTTLSAACDVGEEFFVKNGDMIELLAFLGTFGTIVAAVQISILERGVLKEIHWSTETILLYLGVALALFLLYSLVAVLIQTNGATMFNLSYLTSDMWAVLIRTFGYHEKVDWLYFLAFATTAIGLIIYSMKEKDEEEQRMFLDEEDGESLRTRLIVAST; this is translated from the exons ATGGTGATGGGTCCCTATTTTATGGAGATTAGGACCAAAAAGACTTTGATTGGTCTTGGTTTGGGACAGCTTCGCTCACTTCTTTCTACTTCTAATGGTTTTACATCTTCTGAGCTCGCCAGAAAAG GGATAAATGCTCCAACAACACAGTCGTTCATGGGTTATCTTTCACTTGCAATCGTCTATGGAGGTATCATGCTGTATCGAAGACCCGGAATTAAA GTGAAGTGGTATCACTGTTTACTCCTTGCTTTTGTTGATGTGGAGGGAAACTTTCTcg TGGTGAAGGCTTATCAGTACACATCACTGACAAGTGTCATGCTACTGGACTGCTGGGCGATCCCTTGCGTTATGGTCTTGACTTGGGTtttcttgaaaacaaaatacagaaTGATGAAGATCAGTGGCGTTGTCATCTGTTTTCTTGGTGTTGTCATGGTAGTCTTCTCAGACGTCCATGCAGGGGATCGAGCTG GTGGAAGTAATCCTGTTAAAGGAGATCTTCTTGTTTTAGCTGGAACAACCTTGTCTGCTGCCTGTGATGTCGGTGAG gAGTTCTTTGTGAAGAATGGAGACATGATTGAACTATTAGCCTTTTTGGGAACTTTTGGCACAATTGTTGCTGCGGTACAGAT AAGCATATTGGAACGTGGTGTGCTCAAAGAGATTCACTGGTCAACTGAGACG ATTTTACTTTACCTTGGAGTCGCTCTTGCGTTATTTCTCCTTTATTCATTAGTCGCAGTCTTAATTCAG ACCAATGGAGCAACAATGTTCAACCTCTCGTATCTCACATCAGACATGTGGGCTGTTTTGATCCGCACTTTTGGTTACCACGAGAAG GTTGATTGGCTCTATTTCTTGGCATTTGCTACTACAGCTATTGGACTGATCATATACTCAAT gaaagagaaagatgaagaggaacAAAGAATGTTTCTCGATGAGGAGGATGGTGAGTCACTTCGCACCAGACTTATAGTTGCTTCCACCTGA
- the LOC104749414 gene encoding solute carrier family 35 member F1-like isoform X1 → MVCFSFNEMNAKKTLIGLGLGQIISLLSTFLSFAASEVTRKGINAPTTQSFMGYLSLAIVYGGIMLYRRPGIKVKWYHCLLLAFVDVEGNFLVVKAYQYTSLTSVMLLDCWAIPCVMVLTWVFLKTKYRMMKISGVVICFLGVVMVVFSDVHAGDRAGGSNPVKGDLLVLAGTTLSAACDVGEEFFVKNGDMIELLAFLGTFGTIVAAVQISILERGVLKEIHWSTETILLYLGVALALFLLYSLVAVLIQTNGATMFNLSYLTSDMWAVLIRTFGYHEKVDWLYFLAFATTAIGLIIYSMKEKDEEEQRMFLDEEDGESLRTRLIVAST, encoded by the exons ATGGTGTGTTTCAGTTTCAATGAGATGAATGCGAAGAAGACTCTGATTGGACTTGGATTAGGACAGATCATCTCGCTTCTCTCTACATTTCTTTCGTTTGCAGCGTCTGAGGTTACCAGAAAAg GGATAAATGCTCCAACAACACAGTCGTTCATGGGTTATCTTTCACTTGCAATCGTCTATGGAGGTATCATGCTGTATCGAAGACCCGGAATTAAA GTGAAGTGGTATCACTGTTTACTCCTTGCTTTTGTTGATGTGGAGGGAAACTTTCTcg TGGTGAAGGCTTATCAGTACACATCACTGACAAGTGTCATGCTACTGGACTGCTGGGCGATCCCTTGCGTTATGGTCTTGACTTGGGTtttcttgaaaacaaaatacagaaTGATGAAGATCAGTGGCGTTGTCATCTGTTTTCTTGGTGTTGTCATGGTAGTCTTCTCAGACGTCCATGCAGGGGATCGAGCTG GTGGAAGTAATCCTGTTAAAGGAGATCTTCTTGTTTTAGCTGGAACAACCTTGTCTGCTGCCTGTGATGTCGGTGAG gAGTTCTTTGTGAAGAATGGAGACATGATTGAACTATTAGCCTTTTTGGGAACTTTTGGCACAATTGTTGCTGCGGTACAGAT AAGCATATTGGAACGTGGTGTGCTCAAAGAGATTCACTGGTCAACTGAGACG ATTTTACTTTACCTTGGAGTCGCTCTTGCGTTATTTCTCCTTTATTCATTAGTCGCAGTCTTAATTCAG ACCAATGGAGCAACAATGTTCAACCTCTCGTATCTCACATCAGACATGTGGGCTGTTTTGATCCGCACTTTTGGTTACCACGAGAAG GTTGATTGGCTCTATTTCTTGGCATTTGCTACTACAGCTATTGGACTGATCATATACTCAAT gaaagagaaagatgaagaggaacAAAGAATGTTTCTCGATGAGGAGGATGGTGAGTCACTTCGCACCAGACTTATAGTTGCTTCCACCTGA
- the LOC104749414 gene encoding solute carrier family 35 member F1-like isoform X2: protein MVCFSFNEMNAKKTLIGLGLGQIISLLSTFLSFAASEVTRKGINAPTTQSFMGYLSLAIVYGGIMLYRRPGIKVKWYHCLLLAFVDVEGNFLVVKAYQYTSLTSVMLLDCWAIPCVMVLTWVFLKTKYRMMKISGVVICFLGVVMVVFSDVHAGDRAGGSNPVKGDLLVLAGTTLSAACDVGEEFFVKNGDMIELLAFLGTFGTIVAAVQISILERGVLKEIHWSTETILLYLGVALALFLLYSLVAVLIQTNGATMFNLSYLTSDMWAVLIRTFGYHEKERER, encoded by the exons ATGGTGTGTTTCAGTTTCAATGAGATGAATGCGAAGAAGACTCTGATTGGACTTGGATTAGGACAGATCATCTCGCTTCTCTCTACATTTCTTTCGTTTGCAGCGTCTGAGGTTACCAGAAAAg GGATAAATGCTCCAACAACACAGTCGTTCATGGGTTATCTTTCACTTGCAATCGTCTATGGAGGTATCATGCTGTATCGAAGACCCGGAATTAAA GTGAAGTGGTATCACTGTTTACTCCTTGCTTTTGTTGATGTGGAGGGAAACTTTCTcg TGGTGAAGGCTTATCAGTACACATCACTGACAAGTGTCATGCTACTGGACTGCTGGGCGATCCCTTGCGTTATGGTCTTGACTTGGGTtttcttgaaaacaaaatacagaaTGATGAAGATCAGTGGCGTTGTCATCTGTTTTCTTGGTGTTGTCATGGTAGTCTTCTCAGACGTCCATGCAGGGGATCGAGCTG GTGGAAGTAATCCTGTTAAAGGAGATCTTCTTGTTTTAGCTGGAACAACCTTGTCTGCTGCCTGTGATGTCGGTGAG gAGTTCTTTGTGAAGAATGGAGACATGATTGAACTATTAGCCTTTTTGGGAACTTTTGGCACAATTGTTGCTGCGGTACAGAT AAGCATATTGGAACGTGGTGTGCTCAAAGAGATTCACTGGTCAACTGAGACG ATTTTACTTTACCTTGGAGTCGCTCTTGCGTTATTTCTCCTTTATTCATTAGTCGCAGTCTTAATTCAG ACCAATGGAGCAACAATGTTCAACCTCTCGTATCTCACATCAGACATGTGGGCTGTTTTGATCCGCACTTTTGGTTACCACGAGAAG gaaagagaaagatga